The DNA sequence CGACCCGGTCCCGCCCATGGTGCCCGCCGCCTCCCCGGGGGTGCCGACCAGCAGATCGGCGTAGCCGTCGCGGTCGAGGTCGGCGGAGGTGACCGCCGTGCCGAAGCGGTCCCACTCCTCGGGCACACCCGGTACTCCGCTGGTCGCCTGGGTGATCACGGTGCGGCGGGAGGCCGCGACACCGCTCGCGGAGCCGTACAGCACGACGACGGCGCCCGCGGCGTCGACCGAGCCGTTGGACGCGCCGGGCGCGCCCACGGCCAGGTCGCGGTAGCCGTCGCCGTTGAAGTCGTCCTGGACGGCGGCCGTGTTGGCGCCGCGGTAGGGGGATGCGGCCACGGCGGGGTGGGCGGGCAGGACCATGGCGGTGAGGGCGGCCGCGGCACCGACCGCGACGGCGGCGGCGAGGCGGCGGGACCCGGGGGCGGGCTGGGCGGTGGTGGGCATGACGGCTCCGTGGGCGAAGGGCTGCGGGGACGACGGGGACGTTCCGACGGCGAAGGGGGAAGGTGCGGCGGTCACGGGCCGGTCACCACCCCGCCGAGGCGGGCGGCTCCCGCCGACCCGAGCCCCGCGCCGCCGACGCCGAAGCTGACCGCCCCGGTCGCGGTGACGGAGGCGGCCGAGCCGCGCAGGGACCAGACGGAACCCGCGCCGGCGTTCTCGCCCGGAGCGCCGATCAGCAGGTCGGCGTACCCGTCCTTGTTGGTGTCGACGAGCCGTACGGCGCTGCCGAACGCGTCGCCCTTCTCCGACGCGCCGGGGACGCCGGCGCTGTTCTGCGTCCAGTCGCGGGCGTGGGCGGTGTCCAGCAGGCCGCCGGTGCCTCGTACGACCGTGACGGCTCCGGTGCCGCCGTTCTCCCCCGGTGTGCCGATCACCAGGTCGGCCCGCCCGTCCTTGTCGGTGTCGCCGATCGCGACCGAGGCGCCGAAGCGGTCGCCCGCCTCACCGGTCCCGGGGACACCGGCGGTGTCCTGGCCGATGGTCTGGACGCGGCTCGGGGAGCCGCCGTACGCGGCGTCGTAGTAGACGGTGACCCGGCCGCCGAGCGAGGTGCCGGGGCTCTGCGCGGGGTCCTCCGGGTTGCCGACGACGAGGTCGGGTGAGCCGTTGCCGTCCAGGTCACCGACGGCGGAGACCGTGCCGGCGGGGAGGGTGGTGTGCTCGAAGTCGCCGGGGGTGACGAGCCAGGTGCCGGGGTCGTCGCCCTCTCCGTCGTACCCCCACCCGTCGTCGGAGGTGCCGCGGCCGTGGATCATCAGCCGGTCGTTGGCGGTGTCCGGCAGGTCGACCGCGGTCAGGGCGACGATGCCGTGCTCCGGATTGAAGGGGGTGCCGGTGCCGCTGCTGCCGGACTGCTCGGACAGGTCCGCCGGCATGAAGGTCACGTCGGCGTCGTTGGCGCCGATGGCGATCGACAGCTTGCCGCCGTTCACCGGGTTGAGGGAGTCGTGGGTGGCCACGGCCAGCGTCCTGCCGTACGCGTCGTGGGAGTTGGGCCAGGGGTCGGCGACCGTCCTGGCCTTCGTCGGGCCGGAGGAGGTGCCCCACACGACCGTGACCGACCCGCCGCCCACGTCGCCGGAGACCTCCTCGCCCGGGGCGCCCACGACCAGGTCGGCGTACCCGTCGGCGTTCAGGTCGTGCACGACGACGGCGGCGCCGAAGCGGTCGCCCGCCTCGGCGCTGCCCGGGATGCCGGTGGAGTTCTGTGTCACGACGGTGCGTCTGGTGGTGTCGACGCCCCGGGCCGTGCCGTACAGGACGATGACGGCACCGGCCTTGGCCCGGCCCGCGACCGTGGCGTCCGGCGCCGAGACGACGACGTCGCGGTAGCCGTCCCTGTTGATGTCGCCCGGGGTGCCGGTGGCGCCGTGGGCCGCCGTCGCGACCAGCGGCGTAAGCCCTGAGGCGAGCATGACAGCGGATGTCAGCAGAGTGCGTGTGCGCACGAGGCATCTCCAGAGAGCACGGCGGGTCGAGAGCACACAGGAGACCGACGGGACGGCCGAAGAGTTGTACGGGAACCGAACGGACTTCACCGACGGCCGGCCGCGCCGCCCGGCCCTCCTGAAGGGCTGCCTCGTGAGAGGAAGGAGGTGCCCCGCGTCTTCGTCGCCCCCGACGGCCGGATCTTCCGCTGCACCGCTCTCCCGGCGGACCTCGCGTGTCTGCGCGAGCGAAGAGTCGCCTTCGAAACAGGACACGGACGCGTCCTTCACGGTCCGCGACCGGCGGGGCCTGTGCGGCACGTCACCGGCCGTACGTCTCCTCCCGGTCGCCCTCCACACCGCCGTGGCCGCCTGTGCCCTGCCCGCCCTGACCGGCACGTCGACCCGCCTCACGGGCTGTCCGCCCCTCGCGGCAGCCGGGGTGGCCGCGTTCCTGGTGACGCGCACGGCCCGCGGGGACGCCACCCTCCGGTCCGGTAACACCGGACGAGCCGGGACCGGAGGGTGGCGTCCTGAAGACGGGGCGGCGGGCGGAGCCGTACGCGACACCGGTACGGCACCCGCCTCGCGCCCCGCTCGGCGCTGTCCGGACCGGTCAGATGACGCCCTGGGCGAGCATCGCGTCGGCCACCCGCTCGAAGCCGGCGATGTTGGCGCCGGTCACGTAGTCGCCGGGGGCGCCGTAGCGCTCGGCAGTCTCGGCGCAGGTGGTGTGGATGTCGGTCATGATCCGGGCCAGCTCGTTCTCGACCTGCTCTGCCTTCCACGACGTACGCGCCGCGTTCTGCGTCATCTCCAGCGCGCTGACCGCGACACCGCCGGCGTTGGCCGCCTTGCCGGGGCCGAAGGCGACGCCGGCCTGCTGGAGCAGGTCGACGGCCTCGGGCGTCGTCGGCATGTTCGCGCCCTCGGAGACCGCCTTCACGCCGTTGCGGACGAGGGTGGCGGCGTCGGCGGCGTTCAGCTCGTTCTGCGTGGCCGAGGGGAGGGCGACGTCCGCCGGGACCTCCCAGACGCGTCCGCCGGGCACGTACCGCGCGGAGGCGCCGCGGCGCTCGGCGTAGGTGCTCACCCGGCCGCGCTCGACCTCCTTGATCTGGCGCAGCAGCTCCAGGTCGATGCCCTTCTCGTCGACGACGTAGCCGCCGGAGTCGGAGCAGGTCACCGCGTTGGCGCCGAGGGCGGCCAGCTTCTCGATGGTGAAGATCGCGACGTTGCCGGAGCCGGAGACGACGGCCGTCTGCCCCTCCAGGTCCTCGCCGCGCTCGCGCAGCATCGCCTCCGCGAACAGCACGTTGCCGTATCCGGTCGCCTCCGGACGGATCAGCGAGCCGCCCCAGCCGGCGCTCTTGCCGGTGAGTACGCCGCCCTCCCAGCGGTTGGTGATCCGCCGGTACTGGCCGAAGAGGTAGCCGATCTCGCGGGCGCCGACGCCGATGTCACCGGCCGGCACGTCGGTGTACTCGCCGATGTGGCGGTGCAGTTCGGTCATGAAGGACTGGCAGAACCGCATGACCTCGGTGTCGCTGCGCCCCTGCGGGTCGAAGTCGCTGCCGCCCTTGCCGCCGCCGATGCCGAGGCCGGTCAGCGCGTTCTTGAAGATCTGCTCGAAGCCGAGGAACTTGATGATGCCGAGGTTCACGGAGGGGTGGAACCGCAGACCGCCCTTGTACGGGCCGAGCGCGCTGTTGTATTCGATCCGGAAGCCGCGGTTGACGTGGACGCGTCCCTGGTCGTCCTGCCACGGCACCCGGAACATGATCTGCCGCTCGGGCTCGACCAGCCGCTCGACGAGCCCCGGCTCGGCGTACTCGGGACGCGCCGCCAGCACCGGGCCGAGGGTGTCCAGCACCTCGCGTGCGGCCTGGTGGAACTCCGGTTCGGCGGGGTTGCGGCGCTCGATCTCGGCGCGCAGGCGGTCGAGCGAGATCTTCGGATCGGTTCGTGTGGCCACCGGGTCCCTTTCTGGCGCGGCTGACACCGGTACGGGTACCGGTGAGGGGCGCTCGGCGCCGTTGCCGCGCGCAGGAGAGCGGCCGCCCCGGGTCGTGTACGCGGGGTCGGCCGACTCTCCAGTGTTACTCCTGTGTTAACGCGATACCAAGACCGCGGCCGGAATGCCCACCATCCGGACAGGGGGCACTAAGCCCCTCCGGGGCAGCACCGGCTGCCCTCTCAGCCCTCCGGCAGGCCCTCTCAGCCCTCCCGGTCCTCGTGCCGGGCCGCCTCCTTCAGCGTGTCCCGCAGGGCGTGGAAGGCCGGCTTGCGGTGGAA is a window from the Streptomyces capillispiralis genome containing:
- the gdhA gene encoding NADP-specific glutamate dehydrogenase, translated to MATRTDPKISLDRLRAEIERRNPAEPEFHQAAREVLDTLGPVLAARPEYAEPGLVERLVEPERQIMFRVPWQDDQGRVHVNRGFRIEYNSALGPYKGGLRFHPSVNLGIIKFLGFEQIFKNALTGLGIGGGKGGSDFDPQGRSDTEVMRFCQSFMTELHRHIGEYTDVPAGDIGVGAREIGYLFGQYRRITNRWEGGVLTGKSAGWGGSLIRPEATGYGNVLFAEAMLRERGEDLEGQTAVVSGSGNVAIFTIEKLAALGANAVTCSDSGGYVVDEKGIDLELLRQIKEVERGRVSTYAERRGASARYVPGGRVWEVPADVALPSATQNELNAADAATLVRNGVKAVSEGANMPTTPEAVDLLQQAGVAFGPGKAANAGGVAVSALEMTQNAARTSWKAEQVENELARIMTDIHTTCAETAERYGAPGDYVTGANIAGFERVADAMLAQGVI
- a CDS encoding integrin alpha, with amino-acid sequence MRTRTLLTSAVMLASGLTPLVATAAHGATGTPGDINRDGYRDVVVSAPDATVAGRAKAGAVIVLYGTARGVDTTRRTVVTQNSTGIPGSAEAGDRFGAAVVVHDLNADGYADLVVGAPGEEVSGDVGGGSVTVVWGTSSGPTKARTVADPWPNSHDAYGRTLAVATHDSLNPVNGGKLSIAIGANDADVTFMPADLSEQSGSSGTGTPFNPEHGIVALTAVDLPDTANDRLMIHGRGTSDDGWGYDGEGDDPGTWLVTPGDFEHTTLPAGTVSAVGDLDGNGSPDLVVGNPEDPAQSPGTSLGGRVTVYYDAAYGGSPSRVQTIGQDTAGVPGTGEAGDRFGASVAIGDTDKDGRADLVIGTPGENGGTGAVTVVRGTGGLLDTAHARDWTQNSAGVPGASEKGDAFGSAVRLVDTNKDGYADLLIGAPGENAGAGSVWSLRGSAASVTATGAVSFGVGGAGLGSAGAARLGGVVTGP